One window of Nymphaea colorata isolate Beijing-Zhang1983 chromosome 11, ASM883128v2, whole genome shotgun sequence genomic DNA carries:
- the LOC116264539 gene encoding protein RER1B-like: protein MEGSSGEPAAELPIAKWRRDFSVAFQYYLDRSTPHPVGRWLGTLAVAVIYSLRVYFVQGFYIVSYGLGIYVLNLLIGFLSPKEDPELEVLDGASLPTKGSDEFRPFIRRLPEFKFWYAITKAFFIAFVMTFFSVFDVPVFWPILLCYWIVLFVLTMKRQILHMIKYKYVPFSVGKQRYTGKKPSSSTGSSKD from the exons ATGGAGGGATCTTCCGGGGAGCCCGCGGCTGAGTTGCCGATCGCTAAGTGGAGGAGGGACTTCTCGGTGGCGTTCCAGTACTACCTGGACAGATCGACCCCGCATCCCGTTGGGAGGTGGCTCGGCACGCTCGCCGTTGCCGTGATCTACTCGCTCCGCGTCTACTTTGTCCAGGGCTTCTACATCGTGTCCTACGGGCTTGGCATCTACGTGCTCAACCTGTTGATTGGATTCCTTTCGCCCAAGGAGGATCCGGAGCTAGAAGTTCTCGACGGGGCGTCACTGCCAACCAAGGGTTCCGACGAGTTCAGGCCCTTCATTCGCCGTCTCCCCGAGTTCAAGTTTTG GTACGCCATAACAAAGGCATTCTTTATTGCTTTTGTTATGACTTTCTTCTCAGTGTTTGATGTTCCAGTATTCTGGCCTATATTGTTGTGTTACTGGATAGTGCTTTTTGTCCTGACCATGAAGCGTCAGATTCTACACATGATCAAGTACAAGTACGTTCCATTTAGCGTTGGGAAACAG AGGTACACTGGAAAGAAGCCTTCTAGCAGCACTGGATCATCCAAAGATTGA
- the LOC116264644 gene encoding gamma carbonic anhydrase 1, mitochondrial-like, whose amino-acid sequence MGTLGKAIYTVGFWIRETGQAIDRLGCRLQGNYYFQEQLSRHRTLMNVFDKVPSVDKEAFVAPSASLTGDVNVGPASSIWYGCVIRGDVNSVSIGSRTNIQDNSLVHVAKSNLSGKVLPTIIGDNVTVGHSAVLHGCTVEDEAFVGTGATLLDGVVVEKHGMVAAGALLRQNTRVPSGEVWGGNPAKFLRKVTDVEIAFISQSATNYCSLARAHADENAKEFDKIEFEKVLTKRFARRDEEYDSMLGVEREVPPELVLPDNALPDKDKSAK is encoded by the exons ATGGGTACCCTCGGGAAAGCGATATACACCGTCGGGTTCTGGATTCGGGAGACGGGCCAGGCCATTGATCGACTAGGCTGCCGTCTTCAGGGAAACTACTACTTCCAAGAGCAAT TATCAAGGCACCGGACACTCATGAATGTCTTTGACAAAGTCCCAAGTGTCGATAAAGAAGCATTTGTTGCTCCAAGTGCCTCACTGACAGGGGATGTGAATGTTGGACCAGCGTCATCCATTTGGTATGGCTGTGTCATTAGAG GAGATGTGAATAGCGTCAGCATTGGttcaagaacaaatatccaGGACAATTCTCTTGTGCATGTTGCAAAATCCAATCTGAGTGGAAAGGTCCTACCTACTATCATTGGGGACAATGTCACTGTGG GTCATAGTGCTGTCTTGCATGGATGTACTGTTGAGGATGAGGCCTTTGTTGGTACGGGTGCAACTTTACTTGATGGCGTGGTTGTTGAGAAACATGGGATGGTTGCTGCAGGGGCACTTCTGAGACAAAATACTAGAGTTCCCTCTGGAGAG GTTTGGGGAGGCAACCCAGCAAAGTTCCTCCGGAAAGTTACTGATGTGGAGATAGCTTTCATATCTCAGTCGGCTACGAACTATTGCAGCCTAGCACGAGCACATGCAGATGAAAATGCAAAGGAATTTGACAAGATTGAATTTGAGAAGGTGTTGACGAAAAGATTTGCCCGAAGAGATGAGGAGTATGACTCAATGCTGGGGGTGGAACGTGAAGTTCCACCAGAACTTGTTCTTCCGGATAATGCTTTGCCAGATAAAGATAAATCAGCCAAGTGA
- the LOC116264738 gene encoding proteasome subunit alpha type-1-A-like, giving the protein MFRNQYDTDVTTWSPMGRLFQVEYAMDAVKQGGAAVGLRSRSHVVLACVDKAISGLSFHQRKIFKIDDRTGVAMAGLAADGRVLWRYLASECINYKFVYESPIPVSRLVARLADKAQACTMASLKRPYGVGCLVAGTDESGVHLYYNCPSGDYFECQAFAIGSHSQAAKVCLEREFETFNDRSREELIQRALLAITETLRWQGKEFDSSSCTVAILGENESFHVISRSIIEQLVDSSKAT; this is encoded by the exons ATGTTCAGGAACCAGTACGACACAGACGTGACGACGTGGAGCCCGATGGGGCGCCTTTTCCAGGTAGAGTACGCCATGGATGCCGTGAAGCAAGGGGGCGCGGCGGTCGGTCTGAGGTCCCGGAGCCACGTCGTGCTCGCCTGCGTCGACAAGGCTATCTCTGGGCTCTCCTTTCACCAGCGCAAGATCTTCAAGATCGACGACCGTACGGGCGTCGCCATGGCCGGCCTGGCAGCCGACGGCCGAGTGCTTTGGCGGTACCTGGCATCCGAGTGCATCAACTACAAATTCGTCTACGAGTCCCCCATTCCCGTCAGCCGATTGGTCGCACGGCTCGCTGATAAGGCTCAG GCCTGCACAATGGCTTCCCTGAAAAGGCCTTATGGTGTTGGTTGTCTGGTTGCTGGAACGGACGAATCTGGAGTTCATCTGTACTACAACTGTCCTAGTGGTGATTACTTCGAGTGCCAAGCATTTGCCATTGGATCACACTCTCAAGCTGCAAAGGTCTGCCTGGAGCGGGAGTTTGAGACATTCAACGATCGTTCGCGCGAGGAGCTCATACAGCGAGCGCTTTTGGCAATCACGGAGACTCTACGATGGCAAGGTAAAGAATTTGATAGCTCTTCTTGCACAGTCGCCATTCTAGGAGAAAATGAGTCCTTCCACGTAATCAGTCGGAGTATCATAGAACAATTAGTTGATTCATCGAAGGCGACATGA